In Bacteroidales bacterium, one genomic interval encodes:
- a CDS encoding proton-conducting transporter membrane subunit — protein sequence MKGTKYYVKQFFAFFLITVSMVNGAALSNNLLLMLFFWEGLLLTTFVLIFAGSKNSFAAATKALIIQAVADLLMTLGILMIGWQAGTFEMDQINLPMNYWGSFSFILVMIGAIAKAGSMPFHSWIPDAAVSAPLPFMAFLPAALEKLLGIYFLSRITLNLYQFEPGSSMSTLMMSIGAITILLAAMMALIQKDFKKLLSYCAISQVGYMVLGIGTALPIGIVGGIFHMINHAMYKSTLFLIGGSVEKQVGTTNLEVLGGLGRKMPVTFTCFIIAAAAVSGVPPLNGFFSKELIFDGALESGTIFYLATLLGAFLTAASFLKLGHAAFLGKPTTDISNVKEASWPMLIPMIVIAGFCVLFGVYNPLPLQNLIQPVLGAKMEGHDFSGLPHAWNLVIISVIVLLLALANHIYGVKKTKRGLGAVDHIHYAPGLHQMYNWAEKRYFDPYDISRFFVRILSKALYAIDRAIDWFYDTFCVWVATSLSKILKKAYSGNFSASVSWSLIGIVIIIVTTMILM from the coding sequence ATGAAAGGAACGAAGTATTATGTGAAACAGTTTTTCGCATTCTTCTTAATAACAGTTTCAATGGTAAATGGAGCAGCATTATCAAATAACCTTCTTCTTATGCTTTTCTTTTGGGAAGGTCTGTTACTTACAACATTTGTACTTATTTTTGCAGGTAGTAAGAACTCATTTGCAGCTGCAACAAAAGCGTTAATAATTCAAGCAGTTGCTGATTTATTAATGACTCTTGGCATATTAATGATTGGATGGCAAGCCGGTACATTCGAAATGGATCAAATTAATCTTCCAATGAATTATTGGGGAAGTTTTTCTTTCATTCTTGTAATGATTGGAGCAATTGCTAAAGCAGGTTCCATGCCTTTCCATAGTTGGATTCCGGATGCTGCTGTATCTGCACCACTCCCTTTTATGGCTTTTCTTCCTGCTGCTCTTGAAAAACTTTTAGGAATTTATTTCCTTTCTAGAATTACACTTAACTTATACCAATTTGAACCTGGCTCATCGATGAGTACACTTATGATGTCGATAGGAGCAATTACAATTCTACTTGCTGCAATGATGGCTCTAATCCAGAAAGACTTTAAAAAGCTTCTTTCTTATTGTGCAATCAGTCAAGTAGGATATATGGTGCTTGGAATTGGGACAGCTTTACCTATTGGTATAGTGGGTGGTATTTTTCATATGATAAACCATGCCATGTATAAAAGTACGTTATTTCTTATCGGTGGATCTGTTGAAAAACAAGTTGGGACAACAAATCTTGAAGTTTTAGGTGGTTTGGGAAGAAAAATGCCTGTAACATTTACTTGTTTCATTATTGCTGCAGCTGCAGTCTCTGGTGTTCCCCCATTAAACGGATTCTTCTCAAAAGAATTAATTTTTGATGGAGCATTAGAATCAGGAACCATATTTTATCTTGCTACATTATTAGGAGCATTCCTTACAGCAGCTTCTTTCCTAAAACTTGGACATGCTGCATTCCTTGGAAAACCCACAACTGATATTAGTAATGTTAAAGAAGCTAGTTGGCCTATGCTAATTCCAATGATAGTGATTGCAGGTTTTTGCGTTCTATTTGGAGTATATAACCCACTCCCATTACAAAATTTAATACAACCTGTTCTTGGTGCAAAAATGGAAGGTCATGATTTTTCCGGACTTCCACATGCATGGAATTTGGTTATAATTTCTGTTATCGTCCTTTTACTTGCACTTGCTAACCACATATATGGTGTGAAAAAAACCAAAAGAGGTTTGGGCGCAGTAGACCATATTCATTATGCTCCTGGACTTCATCAAATGTACAACTGGGCTGAAAAAAGATATTTTGATCCTTATGATATCAGCAGATTCTTTGTACGCATACTTTCTAAAGCTTTATATGCTATTGACAGAGCTATCGACTGGTTTTATGACACGTTCTGCGTGTGGGTGGCAACATCATTATCAAAAATTTTGAAAAAAGCTTATTCTGGTAATTTTTCAGCTTCTGTTAGCTGGTCATTAATCGGAATTGTAATAATTATAGTAACCACGATGATTTTAATGTAG
- a CDS encoding proton-conducting transporter membrane subunit yields the protein MPTLFVLIPFIGIVLLNLFYTQGVKKLAFGTGILVTLLQMFMACTVIFQIAGNVFSSIEMDYFISFSIDMYAAIVLFTIGLISFISLIIRRHSDNDEIFNFSQLIFIIMIGMNGTVMVNDIFSLYVFLEITSVASFILIAKKKVLMALNGSFKYLLMSSIATVMILTSVAIFFMTFGTLNYNELGAQLSGLTTVSTQIILAVIFLVTGLSIKAGLVPFHMWVPDAYSNSSDSVSVLLAGIVTKGGGVYAIIRLLMVVFPQIAIIQDIFALLGIISIVVGALMAIGQNEFKKMLAYSSISQIGYIIVGACCGTPLGFLGAFLHFFNHATFKSLLFVNSAAVEAQTGHKELDKLQGLGGKMKITAGTSAIAFLSTAGIPPLSGFWSKVIIIVALWQCGYVPYSVIALLASILTLSYFLILQRKVFFGKPTEEFENTKEANKGFITASMILAIIIVLVGIAFPFVLNFLKIKGLF from the coding sequence ATGCCAACATTATTTGTGTTAATACCTTTTATTGGAATCGTACTTCTTAACCTGTTTTACACACAGGGAGTAAAAAAACTTGCATTTGGAACGGGAATACTCGTTACATTACTTCAAATGTTCATGGCATGTACGGTAATTTTCCAAATAGCCGGAAACGTTTTTTCATCAATCGAAATGGACTATTTTATTAGTTTTTCAATTGATATGTATGCGGCAATAGTACTTTTTACTATAGGTTTGATTTCATTTATTTCATTAATTATAAGAAGACATTCTGATAATGATGAAATATTCAACTTCTCCCAACTTATTTTTATAATAATGATAGGGATGAACGGAACTGTAATGGTAAATGATATTTTTTCATTATATGTTTTCCTTGAAATAACTTCTGTTGCATCATTTATTTTAATTGCAAAGAAAAAAGTATTGATGGCGCTTAATGGTTCATTTAAATACTTATTGATGTCGAGTATAGCTACCGTAATGATTCTTACTTCAGTAGCCATATTCTTTATGACATTTGGCACTTTAAATTATAACGAACTCGGAGCACAACTTAGCGGATTAACAACTGTATCAACTCAAATAATTTTAGCTGTGATATTCCTTGTAACCGGATTATCAATAAAAGCAGGGCTTGTTCCTTTCCATATGTGGGTACCCGATGCATATTCAAATTCCAGCGATTCTGTTTCCGTACTTCTTGCAGGTATTGTTACTAAAGGTGGTGGTGTTTATGCAATTATTCGTTTATTAATGGTAGTGTTCCCACAGATAGCTATTATTCAAGATATTTTTGCATTACTTGGTATCATTTCGATAGTGGTTGGTGCATTGATGGCTATTGGTCAGAATGAATTTAAAAAAATGCTGGCTTATTCAAGTATCAGCCAGATTGGTTATATTATAGTAGGAGCCTGCTGTGGAACACCACTGGGATTCCTCGGAGCTTTCTTGCATTTCTTCAATCATGCTACTTTCAAATCATTATTATTTGTTAATTCAGCAGCTGTTGAAGCTCAAACAGGCCATAAAGAACTTGATAAACTTCAGGGTCTTGGTGGTAAAATGAAAATAACGGCAGGAACATCAGCAATTGCATTCTTGTCGACTGCAGGAATTCCTCCTCTTTCAGGTTTCTGGAGTAAAGTTATTATTATTGTTGCTTTATGGCAATGCGGATATGTACCTTATTCGGTTATTGCACTTCTGGCAAGTATTTTAACTTTGTCTTATTTTCTTATTCTTCAGAGAAAAGTATTCTTTGGAAAACCAACTGAAGAATTTGAAAATACAAAAGAAGCAAATAAAGGTTTTATCACAGCATCAATGATTCTTGCAATTATCATTGTACTGGTAGGTATTGCCTTCCCGTTTGTATTGAATTTTTTAAAGATTAAAGGATTGTTTTAA
- a CDS encoding NADH-quinone oxidoreductase subunit K gives MLTIIFLTVVLLYIIGFYYLITTRNLIRILIALEVLTKGVTLTLIYVGKVTGQMATAQSMVITLIIIEVVILAVAAGIIINIFNHTDSLDVRKIFRKNE, from the coding sequence ATGCTAACTATAATTTTTCTTACCGTAGTTTTGTTATATATAATCGGATTTTATTACTTGATTACAACAAGAAATCTGATTCGTATACTCATTGCCCTTGAGGTGCTTACAAAAGGTGTTACGCTAACGCTTATTTATGTAGGTAAAGTTACCGGACAAATGGCAACAGCCCAGAGTATGGTAATTACCTTGATCATTATTGAAGTTGTAATACTGGCTGTAGCTGCCGGAATTATTATAAATATCTTCAATCATACAGATTCGCTTGATGTCAGAAAAATTTTCAGAAAAAACGAATAA
- a CDS encoding NADH-quinone oxidoreductase subunit B family protein yields the protein MVLDKTINWARRKSPWILHYNSGSCNACDIETLAALTPRYDVERLGVLLKAVPRHADVLVCTGPVTEQSAKRLKRIYEQMAEPKFVVAVGTCACSGGVFQGCYCVKGGVDAVIPVSAYIPGCAARPEAIIDGVVKLVTSLKK from the coding sequence ATGGTTTTAGATAAAACTATTAATTGGGCACGGAGAAAATCACCCTGGATTTTACATTACAATTCCGGGTCATGTAATGCCTGCGATATTGAAACACTTGCTGCTTTGACACCCAGATATGATGTTGAAAGGTTGGGTGTCCTTCTTAAAGCTGTTCCACGCCATGCAGATGTTTTGGTTTGTACAGGACCTGTAACGGAACAGAGTGCTAAAAGACTTAAACGCATTTATGAGCAGATGGCTGAACCTAAATTTGTTGTTGCTGTTGGTACATGTGCATGTTCTGGCGGAGTATTTCAGGGCTGCTACTGCGTTAAAGGCGGTGTAGATGCTGTAATACCAGTTTCGGCATATATTCCGGGTTGTGCAGCCAGACCTGAAGCTATAATTGATGGCGTTGTTAAACTAGTAACCAGTCTGAAAAAATAA
- a CDS encoding NADH-quinone oxidoreductase subunit C, with amino-acid sequence MSKEENILSGLTQKFSFLGDKCVIIRARRITIEVDRDKVLDVLRYLYSEYKFDFLSTITGLDSGDNLEVIYHINNSEGMLMNIKVFAPKTDPVIKSVLEIYNGATYYEKELEGMFGLKVDGLPAGRHYPLPEDWPQDEHPLLKNWKPKNKELK; translated from the coding sequence ATGAGCAAAGAAGAAAATATTTTATCTGGACTTACACAAAAATTCTCATTTTTAGGTGATAAATGTGTTATTATTAGAGCCAGGCGTATAACGATTGAAGTTGACAGGGATAAAGTATTGGATGTACTAAGATATCTTTATTCAGAATATAAATTCGATTTTCTGTCAACAATTACTGGTCTTGATTCAGGTGATAACCTTGAAGTTATATATCACATAAACAACAGCGAAGGTATGCTGATGAATATTAAGGTTTTTGCTCCAAAAACAGATCCTGTAATAAAATCTGTACTTGAAATTTATAACGGGGCAACCTATTATGAGAAGGAACTTGAAGGTATGTTTGGATTAAAAGTTGACGGCTTGCCTGCTGGAAGACATTATCCCTTGCCTGAAGACTGGCCTCAGGATGAACATCCGCTTTTAAAAAACTGGAAACCTAAGAATAAAGAACTAAAGTAG